A stretch of Desulfobacter hydrogenophilus DNA encodes these proteins:
- a CDS encoding ATP-binding protein, whose amino-acid sequence MKEDFISDKRRVSYLAATYNRIYRGQSVLMEGDFGAGKTRFLKLLHPKKLHAVWVESLFNIHETLAAILKELNYEATATYRRTPQYLKMICNLSNCFIIIDEANDLDTRVWPYLKRIIDAGVPIVFAGLPNVRTYLSRNHPDILSRLKTLILYPIEVEDFIEKYKDIQQEAVEQIYMSVKGDMRKFKEICTDCRDRAKELNHQFVDINLALEFISDLPPQ is encoded by the coding sequence ATGAAAGAGGATTTTATCAGTGATAAACGAAGGGTCTCATACTTGGCTGCCACTTATAACCGGATCTACAGAGGCCAAAGCGTGCTCATGGAGGGTGATTTTGGTGCAGGAAAAACTCGGTTTTTAAAATTGCTGCATCCCAAAAAGCTCCATGCTGTATGGGTTGAGTCTCTGTTCAACATACATGAAACCCTGGCCGCGATACTTAAGGAATTAAATTATGAGGCCACCGCCACCTACCGCCGAACTCCCCAGTACCTGAAAATGATCTGTAATCTCTCCAATTGTTTTATCATTATAGATGAGGCCAATGACTTGGACACCCGGGTTTGGCCATATCTTAAACGGATTATTGATGCCGGGGTTCCCATCGTATTTGCAGGACTTCCGAATGTGAGAACTTATTTGAGCCGGAACCATCCTGATATACTCAGCCGGTTGAAAACCCTGATTTTGTATCCCATAGAGGTCGAGGACTTCATTGAAAAATACAAAGATATCCAGCAGGAAGCCGTTGAACAGATTTATATGTCCGTTAAGGGCGATATGCGCAAATTTAAAGAAATCTGTACAGACTGCCGGGACAGGGCAAAGGAGTTAAACCACCAATTTGTTGATATTAATCTTGCCCTGGAATTTATATCAGATCTCCCTCCTCAATAA
- the tnpA gene encoding IS66 family insertion sequence element accessory protein TnpA, with amino-acid sequence MEKIITIANRQESPASGDPPRQFYQKHLTNWKGTGLSQAEYCRRNSLVRHRFGYWKRKLFKEEGQIKFAELPVSLSEQSVPFIRDNVFSTLRLMVDSRFSLEIPDQFSQDTLTKVLQVLQML; translated from the coding sequence ATGGAGAAAATTATCACCATCGCAAACAGGCAGGAATCACCAGCATCAGGGGATCCCCCTCGCCAATTTTACCAGAAACATCTGACTAACTGGAAGGGTACCGGCCTAAGTCAAGCCGAGTACTGTAGGCGGAACAGCTTGGTCCGCCACCGTTTCGGGTACTGGAAAAGGAAGCTTTTTAAAGAGGAAGGGCAAATAAAATTTGCCGAGCTCCCTGTGAGCCTCTCGGAACAAAGTGTCCCTTTTATCCGAGACAATGTATTTTCCACCCTTCGCCTCATGGTGGACTCCAGGTTCAGTCTGGAGATTCCGGATCAGTTTTCCCAGGACACCCTGACAAAAGTCCTGCAGGTTCTACAGATGCTGTAA
- a CDS encoding beta-ketoacyl-[acyl-carrier-protein] synthase family protein, with protein sequence MERRVVITGCSAITPIGCSKADILKKLECGISGVGRIRDDELLVEQLNTSVFGTVDEDLAYDFPRKFRKTMGPVSFAACRVVDDVIQQSGLDSSFLSSGRTGVAFGSSHGSTAVLKKVYQACFNAQSTDMFSLSAADYLKSMVHTTAVNITRMFGITGRVISSPSACTTSSQSIGFGYEMIKFGVQDAMICGGSEEYDTTTVAVFDNLLACSTHYNDTPHKTPRPFDAERDGLVVGEGAGAVMLEDFESARKRGAIILGEVIGFATNNNGGNLIMPDLAGVTQVLKMGLENAQIPAEQIDFISAHATATRIGDVIEARAINNVYGNKPWVSGLKSYMGHTIAACGVIETILTLYMMEKGFIVPTLNLDQVDDRCAMIHHTPRLMETEIQCAAVQNFAFGGINTSLILKKFPRNGA encoded by the coding sequence ATGGAAAGACGCGTTGTCATAACCGGATGTTCAGCCATAACACCCATTGGCTGCAGCAAGGCGGATATTCTTAAAAAGCTTGAGTGCGGCATATCCGGTGTTGGCCGCATCAGGGATGATGAACTTCTGGTTGAGCAGCTGAATACCAGCGTGTTTGGCACGGTGGACGAGGATCTGGCCTACGACTTTCCAAGAAAATTTCGTAAAACCATGGGGCCGGTCTCTTTTGCGGCCTGCCGGGTTGTGGATGACGTCATTCAACAGTCCGGGCTTGACAGCTCATTTCTTTCTTCGGGAAGAACCGGGGTTGCCTTTGGGTCTTCCCACGGTTCCACCGCTGTGCTTAAAAAAGTGTACCAGGCCTGCTTTAATGCACAATCCACTGACATGTTCTCCCTTTCGGCTGCCGATTATCTCAAATCAATGGTCCATACCACCGCCGTCAACATTACCCGGATGTTTGGCATAACAGGGCGGGTCATCAGTTCCCCATCCGCCTGCACCACCAGCAGTCAGTCCATCGGGTTCGGTTATGAAATGATTAAATTCGGCGTTCAGGACGCCATGATCTGTGGTGGTTCCGAAGAGTACGATACCACCACAGTGGCTGTCTTTGATAATCTGCTGGCCTGTTCCACCCATTATAATGACACCCCGCATAAAACGCCCCGGCCCTTTGATGCGGAACGTGACGGGCTGGTGGTGGGCGAGGGGGCCGGCGCGGTCATGCTGGAGGACTTTGAATCCGCCAGAAAACGGGGTGCGATAATTCTTGGGGAGGTGATCGGGTTCGCCACCAATAATAACGGCGGCAACCTCATTATGCCTGATCTTGCCGGGGTCACCCAGGTGCTTAAGATGGGCCTTGAAAATGCGCAGATCCCTGCGGAGCAGATTGATTTTATCAGTGCCCACGCCACGGCTACCCGTATCGGGGACGTGATTGAGGCCCGGGCCATTAATAATGTCTATGGAAACAAACCATGGGTCAGCGGATTGAAAAGTTACATGGGACACACCATTGCAGCCTGCGGTGTCATCGAAACCATTCTCACACTGTATATGATGGAAAAAGGCTTTATTGTCCCCACACTCAACCTGGATCAAGTGGATGACCGCTGCGCCATGATCCACCATACCCCCCGTCTGATGGAAACAGAAATCCAGTGTGCCGCTGTCCAGAATTTTGCCTTTGGCGGCATTAACACCAGCCTGATTCTTAAGAAATTTCCCCGCAACGGGGCTTAA
- a CDS encoding acyl carrier protein: MDREEIQTTIIDFIETSFEMSDVGLDDDLNAVHGFDSIDAIELLREIETLMKTKLTRDEEEAAMTIRTVRQIVDFIEKAMADRA, translated from the coding sequence ATGGATCGAGAAGAAATACAGACCACCATTATTGATTTTATTGAAACCAGTTTTGAAATGTCCGATGTCGGGCTTGACGATGACCTTAATGCGGTCCACGGCTTTGACAGTATTGATGCCATAGAGTTACTCCGGGAAATTGAGACATTGATGAAAACCAAACTGACCCGGGATGAGGAAGAGGCAGCCATGACCATACGCACCGTCAGACAGATCGTTGATTTTATTGAAAAGGCCATGGCGGACAGGGCTTAG
- the tnpC gene encoding IS66 family transposase yields MVLEAENTIENVINLQKMVDDLLQKEKSYKSEIKILNEQIKYLQDQLFGRKSEKKPVESNQVQLSLFEMPEEEFPIGDQLEKDEEIDIPAHKRKKRGRRPIPDNLPVIDVVHDIDEAEKVCECGCLKERIGEETSKQLDIIPAKIQVIKHIRPKYACKHCEGVESEGPTVTIAPMPEQVIPKCIGTSGLIAYVLVAKFVDALPFYRQEKQFLRIGVEISRASMCNWARKVAESCEILLMMLKNEILSGPLINIDETPTQVFNKPNKSNTTKSYMWVFRGGIPEHSGILFEYHPSRYRDVPAAFLNGYQGVVQTDGYSAYSFLDAVQGILHMACWTHARRKFMDVVKAAGKPKGKKKTGKAGKALSYIRKLYKIEKDAKSIGLTGDALLQERQEKAKPVLDEFKKWLDVTVEITPPQSLLGKAVNYALNQWHRLVVYVDLAYVTLDNNMAENTIRPFVIGRKNWLFSVTPEGAAASAALYSLIETAKANGLEPYWYFRYLLEKLPDAMTEDDYKALLPQYLDKTKLAGPPSIS; encoded by the coding sequence ATGGTTTTAGAGGCTGAAAATACGATTGAGAATGTCATTAATTTACAAAAAATGGTTGATGATCTTCTTCAAAAAGAGAAAAGCTATAAATCAGAAATAAAAATCCTCAATGAACAGATAAAGTACCTCCAGGATCAACTTTTTGGACGTAAAAGCGAAAAGAAACCGGTCGAATCAAACCAGGTTCAGCTTTCCCTTTTTGAAATGCCGGAAGAAGAATTTCCCATCGGCGATCAGCTTGAAAAGGATGAGGAGATTGATATTCCGGCCCATAAAAGGAAAAAAAGGGGCCGACGTCCTATCCCAGACAACCTTCCTGTAATCGACGTCGTCCACGACATTGATGAAGCAGAGAAGGTGTGTGAATGTGGATGTCTCAAAGAACGTATCGGCGAAGAGACCTCGAAACAACTTGACATCATCCCTGCAAAAATCCAAGTCATTAAGCACATCCGCCCTAAATACGCCTGCAAGCATTGTGAAGGTGTTGAAAGTGAAGGCCCTACTGTGACCATCGCTCCCATGCCTGAGCAGGTTATTCCAAAATGCATAGGAACTTCCGGTCTCATCGCCTACGTTCTGGTGGCCAAGTTTGTAGATGCCCTTCCTTTTTACCGGCAGGAAAAGCAGTTCCTCAGGATCGGCGTGGAAATCAGCCGGGCAAGCATGTGTAACTGGGCCCGGAAAGTGGCCGAAAGCTGTGAGATCCTCCTCATGATGCTCAAAAATGAGATTCTATCAGGGCCGCTAATCAATATAGATGAAACACCAACCCAGGTTTTTAATAAACCGAATAAAAGTAACACCACCAAGTCCTACATGTGGGTATTCCGGGGCGGAATCCCGGAGCATTCCGGTATACTGTTTGAGTATCATCCGTCCAGGTATAGAGATGTGCCAGCCGCTTTTCTGAATGGCTATCAAGGGGTGGTCCAAACGGACGGCTATAGCGCCTATTCATTTCTTGATGCTGTGCAGGGTATTTTGCATATGGCATGCTGGACCCACGCACGTCGTAAGTTCATGGACGTGGTGAAAGCTGCCGGTAAACCAAAGGGTAAAAAGAAAACCGGTAAAGCCGGCAAGGCGCTGTCATACATCCGAAAGCTTTACAAGATTGAAAAAGATGCCAAATCGATCGGGCTTACCGGAGATGCCCTGCTTCAGGAACGTCAGGAAAAGGCTAAGCCTGTGCTTGATGAGTTCAAAAAATGGCTGGATGTCACTGTCGAGATAACGCCTCCCCAAAGCCTGCTTGGTAAAGCCGTCAACTATGCCTTGAATCAATGGCACCGGTTGGTCGTCTATGTGGATCTGGCCTATGTCACTTTGGACAACAATATGGCTGAGAATACTATCCGCCCCTTCGTGATCGGACGGAAGAACTGGCTTTTTTCTGTAACCCCTGAAGGTGCCGCTGCCAGTGCAGCCCTTTACAGCCTGATTGAAACCGCCAAAGCAAATGGTCTTGAACCATACTGGTATTTTCGTTACCTCCTGGAAAAACTCCCTGATGCTATGACCGAGGATGATTACAAAGCCTTGTTACCTCAATACCTCGACAAAACCAAACTTGCCGGTCCTCCTTCTATCTCATAA
- the tnpB gene encoding IS66 family insertion sequence element accessory protein TnpB (TnpB, as the term is used for proteins encoded by IS66 family insertion elements, is considered an accessory protein, since TnpC, encoded by a neighboring gene, is a DDE family transposase.), whose product MFLPSDNIKVYLALGYTDMHKSINGLSILVSEHMELNPFSGNLFVFCNRRQNMIKVLYWDRNGFCLWHKRLEKHSFKWPTSQREIMVIEKRELSWLMDGLSIHQVEAHKSLQYSALY is encoded by the coding sequence ATGTTTTTGCCTTCGGACAACATAAAGGTTTACCTGGCACTGGGGTATACGGACATGCACAAATCCATTAACGGATTGTCCATTTTGGTCAGCGAGCATATGGAGTTGAACCCTTTCTCCGGCAACCTGTTCGTCTTTTGCAATCGCAGACAGAATATGATCAAGGTGCTGTATTGGGACAGAAATGGCTTTTGCTTATGGCATAAGAGACTGGAGAAGCATTCCTTCAAATGGCCGACCTCACAAAGGGAAATTATGGTAATTGAAAAACGGGAACTTTCCTGGTTGATGGACGGACTTTCCATCCACCAGGTCGAGGCTCATAAATCGCTGCAATACTCCGCACTTTATTAA
- a CDS encoding transposase, translated as MPKKQENKSLETKAVQLTAGRIAQEYNQRKNRKGAYWEDRYHAVAIERGRHLLRCLVSIDLNMVRAGVISHPTEWSFGGYNEIQSPRRKFILINYEELADLSGCDSYTSFQNLHRNLVNDALETDKIKREARWSQSIAVGEKQFVADIKTRLASKALGRQTQSLDGGFQLREEAMPYIVDFDTKNSDIAPKKAYKWGHSPKFQGVNGPTPPTTPTPPTPNMA; from the coding sequence TTGCCAAAAAAACAAGAAAATAAGAGTTTAGAAACTAAAGCCGTTCAATTGACAGCCGGTCGTATTGCACAAGAATACAATCAAAGAAAAAACCGAAAAGGAGCATATTGGGAAGATCGATATCATGCAGTCGCCATTGAAAGAGGCAGGCACCTATTACGTTGTCTTGTATCTATTGATTTAAACATGGTACGCGCTGGCGTAATATCTCATCCAACGGAATGGTCATTTGGCGGATATAATGAAATCCAGTCTCCACGCCGTAAGTTCATCCTTATCAATTACGAAGAACTTGCAGACCTGTCAGGTTGTGACTCCTATACTTCATTTCAGAACTTGCATAGAAATTTAGTAAATGATGCTTTGGAAACAGATAAAATTAAACGGGAAGCCCGTTGGAGCCAGAGCATTGCTGTAGGTGAAAAGCAGTTCGTTGCTGATATAAAAACGAGGCTTGCTTCAAAAGCATTGGGAAGACAAACTCAATCTTTGGATGGTGGATTCCAGCTTCGGGAAGAGGCAATGCCCTATATCGTTGATTTTGACACTAAAAACAGTGATATAGCACCGAAAAAGGCCTATAAATGGGGGCATTCCCCGAAATTTCAGGGTGTTAATGGCCCGACCCCACCCACCACCCCAACCCCACCCACCCCCAATATGGCCTGA
- a CDS encoding sensor domain-containing diguanylate cyclase codes for MEIPKALLDRLKKNEEIARKFNEIEVSILSILDFHNFFDRLLTEISDKFFIPHIWVAMISEGRLARQLEANHDSRELASSMVNVSQQVFSSIVKTSKPLLANTGLSAYKKIIPQTLDQDIGSISIAPISLDGEIVGSINQADPDPKRFEPGIDTSLLEQLALKVSLCLSNVTAHEQLKYLAFHDPLTGLLNRGVMKRVLEREFSRAKRYGTDLSLIFLDLDDFKAINDTAGHDIGDRVLCAVAEALTVHQRQSDIVARFAGDEFIVILPSTNTSQAEYYLHRVKHYLDTTPLNDGKKDHVIRLSHGISNILDAGIKDTRDMLKIADKRMYQAKAMKKTPSHPATRATSTKDRRLNR; via the coding sequence ATGGAAATACCTAAGGCCCTTTTAGACCGGTTAAAGAAAAACGAAGAAATAGCCCGAAAATTCAACGAGATTGAAGTCAGCATCCTCTCTATCCTTGATTTCCATAATTTCTTTGACAGGCTCCTCACTGAAATATCGGATAAATTTTTCATCCCCCATATCTGGGTGGCTATGATTTCAGAAGGACGGCTGGCCCGGCAGTTGGAAGCCAACCACGATTCCCGGGAACTTGCCTCATCCATGGTCAATGTGTCCCAGCAGGTATTTTCATCCATCGTGAAAACATCAAAGCCCCTGCTGGCCAACACCGGTCTTTCAGCTTATAAAAAGATTATTCCACAAACCCTGGACCAGGATATCGGTTCCATCTCCATTGCCCCCATTTCCCTGGACGGCGAGATTGTGGGCAGTATCAATCAGGCAGATCCGGATCCCAAACGTTTTGAACCCGGTATCGACACTTCCCTTTTGGAACAGCTTGCCCTCAAGGTATCCCTGTGCCTGTCCAATGTCACGGCCCATGAACAACTTAAATATTTAGCCTTTCACGACCCCCTGACCGGTTTGCTGAACCGGGGAGTGATGAAACGGGTTCTGGAACGGGAATTTTCAAGGGCAAAACGCTACGGAACTGATCTATCCCTCATCTTTCTGGATCTGGACGATTTTAAAGCTATCAACGATACGGCAGGCCACGATATTGGCGACCGGGTCCTGTGTGCGGTGGCCGAAGCGCTGACCGTCCACCAGCGGCAGTCCGATATCGTGGCACGGTTTGCCGGAGATGAATTCATCGTCATCCTGCCATCAACCAATACCTCACAGGCAGAGTACTATCTCCACCGGGTCAAACATTACCTGGATACAACCCCGCTGAACGACGGGAAAAAGGATCATGTCATCCGGCTCAGCCACGGTATTTCAAATATCCTGGATGCCGGTATCAAAGATACCCGTGACATGCTTAAAATCGCGGACAAGCGCATGTATCAGGCTAAAGCCATGAAAAAAACGCCATCCCACCCGGCCACAAGGGCCACAAGCACGAAGGACCGCAGATTAAATAGATAG
- a CDS encoding lysophospholipid acyltransferase family protein — translation MKALTYQVLIVLSRWFGLWIFTLVSRIIAAGYFFMFPRQAAVSAKFYSSLFPGKGRLFHWQCAWRQYQNFTTVFMDRLRTPGQDNIRSTSAGWQGFEDALDKGRGAIVLMSHMGNWDVAASLMAKKRKNLKLLLYMGAKAKEQIESVQKQELNDKGIRIVAVEPSGGSPLDVVEGIRFLKSGGVVSLTGDKLWHPDQRSVSVPFLGKTARIPEFPHVFALVSKAPLFVFFTFRTGPGTYRFMLSDPIRINCPSRAERNRAVAESARAYAGMLEKTLREHPYEWYHFEPFLVDHPGRHHHRNRI, via the coding sequence GTGAAGGCATTGACCTATCAAGTGCTCATTGTACTGTCCCGCTGGTTTGGCCTCTGGATTTTTACTCTGGTCTCCCGGATCATTGCGGCGGGGTATTTTTTCATGTTTCCGCGCCAGGCGGCAGTGAGCGCCAAGTTTTACAGCTCTCTTTTTCCCGGCAAAGGCCGTCTGTTTCACTGGCAGTGCGCCTGGCGCCAATACCAGAATTTTACCACTGTGTTCATGGACCGTCTCAGGACCCCTGGGCAGGACAATATCCGTTCCACCTCCGCTGGCTGGCAGGGGTTTGAAGACGCGCTGGATAAGGGGCGCGGCGCCATCGTCCTCATGTCCCATATGGGCAATTGGGATGTGGCCGCAAGCCTTATGGCAAAAAAGCGAAAGAATCTCAAACTGCTCCTTTATATGGGGGCCAAGGCCAAAGAACAGATAGAATCGGTCCAGAAACAGGAACTCAATGACAAAGGCATCCGCATTGTCGCGGTTGAACCGTCCGGAGGATCTCCCCTTGACGTTGTGGAAGGTATTCGCTTTCTGAAATCCGGCGGGGTGGTCTCTTTGACCGGGGATAAACTGTGGCATCCGGACCAACGATCGGTCAGTGTGCCATTTTTAGGCAAAACCGCACGGATTCCTGAGTTCCCCCATGTCTTTGCTCTGGTCTCCAAAGCCCCTTTGTTTGTTTTTTTTACCTTTCGCACCGGTCCCGGCACCTATCGGTTTATGTTGTCCGATCCCATCCGTATCAATTGCCCGTCACGGGCGGAGCGCAATCGTGCCGTTGCCGAATCGGCCCGGGCCTACGCTGGCATGCTGGAGAAGACCCTGCGTGAACATCCCTATGAATGGTACCATTTTGAACCCTTTCTTGTGGATCATCCCGGGCGGCACCATCATCGCAATCGCATCTAA
- a CDS encoding transglycosylase SLT domain-containing protein: MQVTLATAKQMGIKNRLDPKQSVKAGVKFFNLMHKRFDDIPNPRQKKRFALAAYNVGYGHVRDAQIIARQQGMDINKWASLKTTLPLLSKRKYYKKTRYGYARGQEPVRYVERILTYYDILRQKEK; encoded by the coding sequence ATGCAGGTGACGCTGGCCACGGCCAAACAGATGGGGATCAAAAACCGCCTGGATCCGAAACAGAGCGTGAAAGCCGGAGTCAAATTTTTCAACCTGATGCACAAACGGTTTGATGATATTCCAAACCCGCGACAAAAAAAGCGTTTTGCCCTCGCCGCTTATAACGTGGGATACGGCCATGTCAGAGATGCCCAGATAATTGCCCGGCAACAGGGCATGGATATCAATAAATGGGCATCCCTGAAAACAACCCTGCCACTTTTAAGCAAACGCAAATACTATAAAAAAACACGGTACGGATATGCCCGGGGACAGGAGCCGGTTCGTTATGTAGAAAGAATCCTAACGTATTACGATATCCTCAGACAAAAAGAAAAATAA
- a CDS encoding Fic family protein yields the protein MKYIWKYKAWPNFTWESDALLKPLGDVRFNQGSLIAQIRELGFDIQQTARVDVLVEEALKTSAIEGEILDPDAVRSSVGRQLGLPDAGLKYVQDQKADGLVQILMDATNNYHQELTSKRLFAWHAALFPTGYSGMIQINVAQWRDDKDGPMQVVSGPIGNQTVHFEAPPAHLIENEMKSFFSWINEKTRTDGILKAALAHLWFISIHPFDDGNGRIARTLTDMLLARDENSPKRFYSLSSQIMAERNEYYDILNSTQIENLEITNWLIWFLECMNRAILNSNSLLERIMIKARFWKTFAQTLLNNRQTKVINRLLDAGPNGFDGGLKNKKYMGISHTSRATAQRELADLVQKKVLVRLPGGGRSASYDLNWSIFEK from the coding sequence ATGAAATATATCTGGAAATATAAAGCCTGGCCGAACTTTACATGGGAGAGTGATGCATTGCTCAAACCACTGGGTGATGTCCGGTTCAACCAAGGATCATTAATCGCTCAGATCAGGGAATTGGGTTTTGATATCCAGCAAACCGCCAGGGTTGATGTACTTGTGGAAGAAGCCTTGAAAACGTCAGCCATTGAAGGCGAAATATTAGATCCTGATGCTGTCCGATCTTCTGTGGGGCGCCAGCTTGGCCTTCCAGATGCCGGGTTGAAATATGTACAGGATCAAAAAGCTGATGGACTTGTACAAATCCTGATGGATGCAACCAATAACTATCACCAGGAATTGACGTCGAAAAGGCTCTTTGCCTGGCACGCCGCCCTTTTTCCTACTGGATATTCAGGCATGATTCAAATCAATGTGGCCCAATGGCGGGATGACAAAGATGGGCCCATGCAAGTTGTTTCAGGCCCCATCGGTAATCAAACGGTTCATTTCGAAGCCCCCCCCGCCCATTTGATTGAAAACGAAATGAAAAGTTTTTTTTCCTGGATAAATGAAAAAACAAGAACAGATGGGATACTTAAAGCAGCTCTCGCGCATTTATGGTTTATCAGTATTCATCCGTTTGATGACGGGAACGGCAGAATCGCAAGAACGTTAACTGATATGCTGCTGGCTCGTGACGAAAATAGCCCAAAACGTTTTTACAGTCTTTCATCACAGATTATGGCAGAAAGAAATGAGTATTACGACATCCTGAATTCTACTCAGATTGAGAATCTGGAAATAACAAACTGGTTGATATGGTTTCTTGAATGCATGAATCGGGCAATTTTAAATTCAAATTCACTCTTGGAAAGAATAATGATTAAAGCACGATTTTGGAAAACTTTTGCCCAGACGCTACTAAATAACAGGCAGACAAAAGTTATCAACAGACTGCTTGATGCCGGCCCAAATGGTTTTGACGGTGGATTGAAAAACAAAAAATATATGGGTATCTCTCATACCAGTCGTGCTACTGCCCAAAGAGAATTGGCTGACCTCGTTCAAAAAAAGGTTTTGGTTCGATTGCCTGGTGGGGGGAGAAGCGCAAGCTATGATCTCAATTGGAGTATATTCGAAAAATAA
- a CDS encoding zeta toxin family protein: MNFIDRINKWREVGYEVILYFLYLPNAELAVRRVKLRVAQGGHNVPENVISRRYRRGWDNFQKHYKQIVDDWIIFDNSGDQPLIMEEKR, translated from the coding sequence TTGAATTTCATTGATCGTATTAATAAATGGCGGGAAGTTGGTTATGAAGTTATATTATATTTTTTATATCTGCCCAATGCCGAACTGGCTGTGAGGCGTGTGAAACTCCGGGTTGCCCAGGGCGGACACAATGTCCCGGAAAATGTTATTAGCAGGAGGTATCGTAGAGGCTGGGACAATTTCCAAAAGCATTATAAACAAATCGTCGATGACTGGATTATCTTCGATAATTCCGGAGATCAGCCTTTGATCATGGAGGAAAAACGATGA